One Heteronotia binoei isolate CCM8104 ecotype False Entrance Well chromosome 10, APGP_CSIRO_Hbin_v1, whole genome shotgun sequence genomic region harbors:
- the FANCD2OS gene encoding FANCD2 opposite strand protein → MASGYHLWGPWSPLDESLQWLRGAVPRPSGTKHPFRGGQSPATTADLEVQLCFQGPSLVLEPNLKTGAGQPQPPGAAGETRGSGGTVRKPQAVRLTGLDSVFGHFVTAQPPRWTGSLRVSERSAFCQVISSQQRWPRGLQEAQVRMAMAMCRQMLRAILLLYAAYKKCTFALQHSR, encoded by the coding sequence ATGGCCAGCGGGTACCATCTATGGGGACCCTGGTCCCCACTGGATGAGTCCCTACAATGGCTGCGGGGGGCTGTCCCCAGGCCCAGCGGCACCAAACACCCTTTCCGTGGTGGGCAGAGTCCAGCCACCACCGCTGACCTTgaggtgcagctttgtttccaggGTCCCAGCCTGGTGCTGGAGCCCAACCTGAAAACAGGAGCTGGGCAACCCCAACCCCCTGGGGCAGCGGGAGAGACAAGAGGAAGCGGTGGGACGGTGCGCAAGCCTCAGGCCGTGCGGCTCACAGGGCTCGACTCTGTGTTTGGGCACTTTGTGACAGCACAGCCCCCGCGCTGGACTGGCTCACTGCGGGTTTCAGAGCGCTCCGCCTTTTGTCAAGTCATAAGCTCCCAGCAACGTTGGCCCCGCGGACTCCAGGAGGCACAAGTGCGCATGGCTATGGCCATGTGCCGACAAATGCTGCGTGCCATCCTCCTGCTTTATGCTGCCTACAAGAAGTGCACTTTTGCACTGCAGCATTCCCGTTAA